Within the Pan troglodytes isolate AG18354 chromosome 2, NHGRI_mPanTro3-v2.0_pri, whole genome shotgun sequence genome, the region CAAGAGGCTCTGGCTGAACCCTTGAAACATGAAAGCCCAGGCGCTCCCTCAAGTGCTGGCCACACTAAGGGCCAGGAAGAAGACGACCAGAAGAACCAGGCCGAAAGGAAGGCAGATAACCACACTGCTCACAGAATAGCTGACCAGACTGCCCTAAGAGTGCCTAGCCAGGCTGAATCCAGCATATTTAGCCAAGCTACCAACGGAGTAGCTGAACAAAATGGGCATAGTACACCTGGTCAGGCTGGCCGCAGAGCATCCAACCCTGCTGATGTTTCTGACCTTAGAGCAGATGATCAGGTTAACCAAACACCGTCTGAACAGACTAAAGGCAAGGCATCTAGCCAAGCTAATAATGTACAGCATGAACAGAGTGATGGTCAGGTGTCTGGCCTGACGGAGGAAAGAACTGCTGAACAGACTGAACGAAGATTACCTAGCCAGGCTGAGAGAAGAACTTCTGGGCAGATTGATGGTAGACTGGCTATGCCATCTGACCAGAGAGGTTCCAGACAGACCGACCACAGAATGGCAGGCCAGTCTGAGAGAAGAGCTTCTGAGCAGACGGATCGCAGAATGTCTGGCGAGGCTGAGCGAAGAAATTCTGAGCAGATTACACACAGATTATCCAAACTATCTGAGAGAAGACCTTCTGTGCAGATTGACAGTGGGTCATCCGTCCCATCTGACCGAAGTCCTTCTGTACAGATTGACAGTGGATCGTCCGTACCATCTGACCAAAGACCTTCCATACAGATTGACCGCAGAATGTCAGGGAAAGTTAGGAGAAGAAGTTCTGAGAAGACTGACTACAGATTGGCTGGCCTGGCTGACCCAGGAACTTCTGAGCAGACTGACCTCAGATTGTATGGCCTCGTTGACCACAAAACATCTGTAAAGACTCACCACCAAGTGTACGGCCAAGCCACTGAACTAGCTGAACACCAGGCTATTGACCAAGCTCATAGTAATGCTGATCAACCTCCAGTTGACAATGCTCACTACACTGAATCTGACCAGACTGACCACTTAGCAGACAGACAAGCTAATCATAAAGACCAGCTGTCTTACTATGAAACACGTGGCCAGTCTGAAGACAGAACATTTCCCCAGTTAGGCAACAGCAAAGAGGACAAAGAGGCTGACTACAGAGTACAACCCTGCAAATTTGAGGATAGCCAAGTAGACCTCAATTCCAAGCCTTCAGTTGAAATGGAAACTCAAAATGCAACCACTATCCCAGCCTACAACCCAGTTGATGCCAGATTCACCAGTAACTTCCAAGCAAAAGACCAAGCCCTTTTCCCAAGACTCCCCTCCATCTCATCCAAATTGAACTATACCAGCAGTCAAGAAAAAACTCAAGCCATAGTAACCAAATCTGTAAGTTAAATGGGCGTTTGATACCTACCTGGGAGATCAGAGATCTAGACGGGGCCTGGAGAGTAAAAATAGGGGTACAATGGAAGGGCACATGTTGCATCAAGGATAAAGAATAAACCCACATGTTGTGGTATGTGTGACCCATAATTTCAGGAAGGGCAAGAGAAGGatgggaaataaaagagaattattGCCTTCTCTACTACCCAAAGGCCATTCAGGAAGGATTAATAAACCAGGATTCAGGAAACCTGCATTTTAAGTCCTGGTTCTGCAACTAACTCTGTGATATTAAGTCAttttccctctctgggcttctACCAGGAGAAGGGAATTTGGAGTTGATTAGACATCCCTGTGAAGGAAAAAGTACTTGA harbors:
- the TEX55 gene encoding testis-specific expressed protein 55 isoform X3, with the protein product MEEPPQEALAEPLKHESPGAPSSAGHTKGQEEDDQKNQAERKADNHTAHRIADQTALRVPSQAESSIFSQATNGVAEQNGHSTPGQAGRRASNPADVSDLRADDQVNQTPSEQTKGKASSQANNVQHEQSDGQVSGLTEERTAEQTERRLPSQAERRTSGQIDGRLAMPSDQRGSRQTDHRMAGQSERRASEQTDRRMSGEAERRNSEQITHRLSKLSERRPSVQIDSGSSVPSDRSPSVQIDSGSSVPSDQRPSIQIDRRMSGKVRRRSSEKTDYRLAGLADPGTSEQTDLRLYGLVDHKTSVKTHHQVYGQATELAEHQAIDQAHSNADQPPVDNAHYTESDQTDHLADRQANHKDQLSYYETRGQSEDRTFPQLGNSKEDKEADYRVQPCKFEDSQVDLNSKPSVEMETQNATTIPAYNPVDARFTSNFQAKDQALFPRLPSISSKLNYTSSQEKTQAIVTKSDEFSEIEQGKGYHIRNQTYRRFPSIVYEDPYQVSLQYMEKHHILQIFQQITENLVYEKPEDPLNFMLCQV
- the TEX55 gene encoding testis-specific expressed protein 55 isoform X5 → MEEPPQEALAEPLKHESPGAPSSAGHTKGQEEDDQKNQAERKADNHTAHRIADQTALRVPSQAESSIFSQATNGVAEQNGHSTPGQAGRRASNPADVSDLRADDQVNQTPSEQTKGKASSQANNVQHEQSDGQVSGLTEERTAEQTERRLPSQAERRTSGQIDGRLAMPSDQRGSRQTDHRMAGQSERRASEQTDRRMSGEAERRNSEQITHRLSKLSERRPSVQIDSGSSVPSDRSPSVQIDSGSSVPSDQRPSIQIDRRMSGKVRRRSSEKTDYRLAGLADPGTSEQTDLRLYGLVDHKTSVKTHHQVYGQATELAEHQAIDQAHSNADQPPVDNAHYTESDQTDHLADRQANHKDQLSYYETRGQSEDRTFPQLGNSKEDKEADYRVQPCKFEDSQVDLNSKPSVEMETQNATTIPAYNPVDARFTSNFQAKDQALFPRLPSISSKLNYTSSQEKTQAIVTKSITENLVYEKPEDPLNFMLCQVQEMMKKRDKM
- the TEX55 gene encoding testis-specific expressed protein 55 isoform X2, whose protein sequence is MEEPPQEALAEPLKHESPGAPSSAGHTKGQEEDDQKNQAERKADNHTAHRIADQTALRVPSQAESSIFSQATNGVAEQNGHSTPGQAGRRASNPADVSDLRADDQVNQTPSEQTKGKASSQANNVQHEQSDGQVSGLTEERTAEQTERRLPSQAERRTSGQIDGRLAMPSDQRGSRQTDHRMAGQSERRASEQTDRRMSGEAERRNSEQITHRLSKLSERRPSVQIDSGSSVPSDRSPSVQIDSGSSVPSDQRPSIQIDRRMSGKVRRRSSEKTDYRLAGLADPGTSEQTDLRLYGLVDHKTSVKTHHQVYGQATELAEHQAIDQAHSNADQPPVDNAHYTESDQTDHLADRQANHKDQLSYYETRGQSEDRTFPQLGNSKEDKEADYRVQPCKFEDSQVDLNSKPSVEMETQNATTIPAYNPVDARFTSNFQAKDQALFPRLPSISSKLNYTSSQEKTQAIVTKSDEFSEIEQGKGYHIRNQTYRRFPSIVYEDPYQVSLQYMEKHHILQIFQITENLVYEKPEDPLNFMLCQVQEMMKKRDKM
- the TEX55 gene encoding testis-specific expressed protein 55 isoform X1; the encoded protein is MEEPPQEALAEPLKHESPGAPSSAGHTKGQEEDDQKNQAERKADNHTAHRIADQTALRVPSQAESSIFSQATNGVAEQNGHSTPGQAGRRASNPADVSDLRADDQVNQTPSEQTKGKASSQANNVQHEQSDGQVSGLTEERTAEQTERRLPSQAERRTSGQIDGRLAMPSDQRGSRQTDHRMAGQSERRASEQTDRRMSGEAERRNSEQITHRLSKLSERRPSVQIDSGSSVPSDRSPSVQIDSGSSVPSDQRPSIQIDRRMSGKVRRRSSEKTDYRLAGLADPGTSEQTDLRLYGLVDHKTSVKTHHQVYGQATELAEHQAIDQAHSNADQPPVDNAHYTESDQTDHLADRQANHKDQLSYYETRGQSEDRTFPQLGNSKEDKEADYRVQPCKFEDSQVDLNSKPSVEMETQNATTIPAYNPVDARFTSNFQAKDQALFPRLPSISSKLNYTSSQEKTQAIVTKSDEFSEIEQGKGYHIRNQTYRRFPSIVYEDPYQVSLQYMEKHHILQIFQQITENLVYEKPEDPLNFMLCQVQEMMKKRDKM
- the TEX55 gene encoding testis-specific expressed protein 55 isoform X4, producing MEEPPQEALAEPLKHESPGAPSSAGHTKGQEEDDQKNQAERKADNHTAHRIADQTALRVPSQAESSIFSQATNGVAEQNGHSTPGQAGRRASNPADVSDLRADDQVNQTPSEQTKGKASSQANNVQHEQSDGQVSGLTEERTAEQTERRLPSQAERRTSGQIDGRLAMPSDQRGSRQTDHRMAGQSERRASEQTDRRMSGEAERRNSEQITHRLSKLSERRPSVQIDSGSSVPSDRSPSVQIDSGSSVPSDQRPSIQIDRRMSGKVRRRSSEKTDYRLAGLADPGTSEQTDLRLYGLVDHKTSVKTHHQVYGQATELAEHQAIDQAHSNADQPPVDNAHYTESDQTDHLADRQANHKDQLSYYETRGQSEDRTFPQLGNSKEDKEADYRVQPCKFEDSQVDLNSKPSVEMETQNATTIPAYNPVDARFTSNFQAKDQALFPRLPSISSKLNYTSSQEKTQAIVTKSQITENLVYEKPEDPLNFMLCQVQEMMKKRDKM
- the TEX55 gene encoding testis-specific expressed protein 55 isoform X6; the protein is MEEPPQEALAEPLKHESPGAPSSAGHTKGQEEDDQKNQAERKADNHTAHRIADQTALRVPSQAESSIFSQATNGVAEQNGHSTPGQAGRRASNPADVSDLRADDQVNQTPSEQTKGKASSQANNVQHEQSDGQVSGLTEERTAEQTERRLPSQAERRTSGQIDGRLAMPSDQRGSRQTDHRMAGQSERRASEQTDRRMSGEAERRNSEQITHRLSKLSERRPSVQIDSGSSVPSDRSPSVQIDSGSSVPSDQRPSIQIDRRMSGKVRRRSSEKTDYRLAGLADPGTSEQTDLRLYGLVDHKTSVKTHHQVYGQATELAEHQAIDQAHSNADQPPVDNAHYTESDQTDHLADRQANHKDQLSYYETRGQSEDRTFPQLGNSKEDKEADYRVQPCKFEDSQVDLNSKPSVEMETQNATTIPAYNPVDARFTSNFQAKDQALFPRLPSISSKLNYTSSQEKTQAIVTKSFMKILTKFHSNTWKNTTFCKYSSRLLKT
- the TEX55 gene encoding testis-specific expressed protein 55 isoform X7; translation: MEEPPQEALAEPLKHESPGAPSSAGHTKGQEEDDQKNQAERKADNHTAHRIADQTALRVPSQAESSIFSQATNGVAEQNGHSTPGQAGRRASNPADVSDLRADDQVNQTPSEQTKGKASSQANNVQHEQSDGQVSGLTEERTAEQTERRLPSQAERRTSGQIDGRLAMPSDQRGSRQTDHRMAGQSERRASEQTDRRMSGEAERRNSEQITHRLSKLSERRPSVQIDSGSSVPSDRSPSVQIDSGSSVPSDQRPSIQIDRRMSGKVRRRSSEKTDYRLAGLADPGTSEQTDLRLYGLVDHKTSVKTHHQVYGQATELAEHQAIDQAHSNADQPPVDNAHYTESDQTDHLADRQANHKDQLSYYETRGQSEDRTFPQLGNSKEDKEADYRVQPCKFEDSQVDLNSKPSVEMETQNATTIPAYNPVDARFTSNFQAKDQALFPRLPSISSKLNYTSSQEKTQAIVTKSFMKILTKFHSNTWKNTTFCKYSRLLKT
- the TEX55 gene encoding testis-specific expressed protein 55 isoform X8 codes for the protein MEEPPQEALAEPLKHESPGAPSSAGHTKGQEEDDQKNQAERKADNHTAHRIADQTALRVPSQAESSIFSQATNGVAEQNGHSTPGQAGRRASNPADVSDLRADDQVNQTPSEQTKGKASSQANNVQHEQSDGQVSGLTEERTAEQTERRLPSQAERRTSGQIDGRLAMPSDQRGSRQTDHRMAGQSERRASEQTDRRMSGEAERRNSEQITHRLSKLSERRPSVQIDSGSSVPSDRSPSVQIDSGSSVPSDQRPSIQIDRRMSGKVRRRSSEKTDYRLAGLADPGTSEQTDLRLYGLVDHKTSVKTHHQVYGQATELAEHQAIDQAHSNADQPPVDNAHYTESDQTDHLADRQANHKDQLSYYETRGQSEDRTFPQLGNSKEDKEADYRVQPCKFEDSQVDLNSKPSVEMETQNATTIPAYNPVDARFTSNFQAKDQALFPRLPSISSKLNYTSSQEKTQAIVTKSVQEMMKKRDKM